Proteins encoded in a region of the Zea mays cultivar B73 chromosome 2, Zm-B73-REFERENCE-NAM-5.0, whole genome shotgun sequence genome:
- the LOC100281181 gene encoding flavonoid 3-monooxygenase — protein MELPPWASFLGIVLATVMLLKALTGRRSRRMYNLPPGPKPWPIIGNLDLVGALPHRSIHELSRKYGPLMQLRFGSFPVVVGSSVDMAKFFLKTHDVVFTDRPKTAAGKYTTYNYRDITWSPYGAYWRQARKMCLTELFSAKRLESYEYIRADEVRALLRDLHAASSSGRAVMLKDYLSTVSLNVITRMVLGKKYLDKEEAAAAGGSVTTPEEFKWMLDELFLLNGVLNIGDSIPWLDWMDLQGYIKRMKKLSKMFDRFLEHVVEEHNQRRLREGKGFVAKDMVDVLLQIADDPTLEVELDRESVKAFTQDLIAGGTESSAVTVEWAISELLKKPEVIAKATEELDRVIGRGRWVTEKDMPSLPYVDAIVKETMRLHPVAPLLVPRLAREDTTVAGYDIPAGTRVLVSVWSIGRDPALWDAPEEFMPERFLGSKLDVKGQDYELLPFGSGRRMCPGYSLGLKVIQVSLANLLHGFAWSLPDGVTKEEFSMEEIFGLSTPRKFPLEAVVEPKLPAHLYAEP, from the exons GCCGATCATCGGCAACCTCGACCTCGTGGGCGCGCTCCCGCACCGCTCCATCCACGAGTTGTCCAGGAAGTACGGCCCGCTGATGCAGCTCCGGTTCGGGTCGTTCCCCGTGGTGGTCGGCTCGTCGGTGGACATGGCCAAGTTCTTCCTCAAGACCCACGACGTGGTGTTCACGGACCGGCCAAAGACGGCCGCCGGCAAGTACACCACCTACAACTACCGCGACATCACATGGTCCCCCTACGGCGCGTACTGGCGGCAGGCGCGCAAGATGTGCCTCACCGAGCTCTTCAGCGCCAAGCGGCTCGAGTCGTACGAGTACATCCGCGCCGACGAGGTGCGCGCGCTGCTGCGCGACCTGCACGCGGCGTCCAGCTCCGGCCGCGCAGTCATGCTCAAGGACTACCTGTCCACGGTGAGCCTGAACGTGATCACGCGCATGGTGCTCGGCAAGAAGTACCTGGATAAGGAGGAGGCGGCCGCCGCCGGCGGGTCAGTGACCACCCCCGAGGAGTTCAAGTGGATGCTCGACGAGCTGTTCCTGCTCAACGGCGTGCTCAACATCGGCGACTCCATCCCGTGGCTCGACTGGATGGACTTGCAGGGGTACATCAAGCGGATGAAGAAGCTCAGCAAGATGTTCGATCGGTTCCTGGAGCACGTCGTCGAGGAGCACAACCAGCGGCGGCTTCGCGAGGGGAAAGGCTTTGTCGCCAAGGACATGGTCGACGTGCTTCTGCAGATTGCCGACGACCCTACCCTTGAGGTCGAGCTCGACCGGGAAAGCGTCAAAGCTTTTACTCAG GACCTCATCGCCGGTGGCACCGAGAGCTCGGCGGTCACAGTGGAGTGGGCCATCTCGGAGCTCCTCAAGAAGCCGGAGGTCATCGCCAAGGCCACGGAGGAGCTGGACCGCGTCATCGGCCGCGGCCGCTGGGTGACAGAGAAGGACATGCCCAGCCTCCCCTACGTCGACGCCATCGTCAAGGAGACCATGCGACTGCACCCGGTGGCACCGCTGCTGGTGCCCCGCCTCGCGCGCGAGGACACGACCGTGGCCGGCTACGACATCCCCGCCGGCACGCGCGTGCTCGTCAGCGTGTGGTCCATCGGCCGCGACCCCGCGCTGTGGGACGCGCCGGAAGAATTCATGCCCGAGCGATTCCTCGGCAGCAAGCTGGACGTGAAGGGGCAGGACTACGAGCTGCTGCCGTTCGGGTCCGGCCGCCGGATGTGCCCCGGGTACAGCCTCGGCCTCAAGGTCATCCAGGTGAGCCTAGCTAACCTGCTGCACGGCTTCGCGTGGAGCCTCCCCGACGGCGTGACCAAGGAGGAGTTCAGCATGGAGGAGATCTTCGGCCTGTCCACGCCGCGCAAGTTCCCGCTCGAGGCCGTCGTCGAGCCCAAGCTGCCGGCTCACCTCTACGCCGAGCCTTGA